One Cryobacterium roopkundense genomic region harbors:
- the scpB gene encoding SMC-Scp complex subunit ScpB — protein MTIETQTDTRTADAAVPADERLAAHELTPPDAVAFALDRELEAIFMVADEPQSIVHLATAVSQPIPNVSASVARLVADFDGLAGTIRRGFELREVAGGWRIYVRASHDTLVSEFVLTQNPSRLSQAALETLAVIAYKQPIGRGAVASIRAVNVDSVVRTLLGRGLITEAFTDSETGAINYATTDLLLTQLGINSLDELPHISPLLDDGSDGFEDLR, from the coding sequence ATGACAATTGAGACGCAGACCGACACTCGCACGGCGGATGCAGCGGTGCCCGCCGATGAGAGGCTCGCAGCCCACGAACTCACCCCTCCCGACGCCGTCGCGTTCGCCCTCGACCGGGAACTCGAGGCTATCTTCATGGTCGCCGACGAACCGCAGAGCATCGTGCACCTCGCCACGGCGGTGAGCCAGCCGATCCCGAACGTGAGCGCATCCGTTGCCCGTCTCGTGGCCGACTTCGACGGCCTCGCCGGCACGATACGCCGCGGCTTCGAACTGCGCGAGGTGGCTGGCGGCTGGCGCATATACGTGCGCGCCTCCCACGACACTCTCGTGAGTGAGTTCGTGCTCACGCAGAACCCGAGCCGCCTGTCGCAGGCCGCTCTCGAAACTCTCGCCGTGATCGCGTACAAGCAGCCCATCGGCCGCGGCGCGGTCGCGAGCATTCGTGCGGTCAACGTCGACTCCGTCGTGCGTACCCTGCTCGGTCGCGGCCTCATCACCGAGGCCTTCACCGACTCCGAAACCGGCGCCATCAATTACGCCACCACAGACTTGCTGCTGACGCAGCTCGGAATCAACTCGCTCGACGAGTTACCCCACATATCGCCGTTGCTCGACGACGGCTCCGACGGATTCGAGGATCTGCGATGA
- the cmk gene encoding (d)CMP kinase → MARHTLPTVVAIDGPAGSGKSSVSRAAARRLGFAYLDTGAAYRALAWTVLDRQVDTENADAVAAVLKDFDYSIGTDPDEYFVLVGETDVTEAIRSPEVSAAVSAVARVPEVRTHLTELFQSLAANVDRPGVVVEGRDITTVVAPDAEVRILLTASEEARMTRRSAEITTQSAETVADQLRSRDRADSQVVDFMSAADGVTTVDSTHLDLEQTITAVIDVINTRTARASHD, encoded by the coding sequence ATGGCCCGTCACACCCTCCCCACCGTCGTCGCCATCGACGGACCGGCCGGCAGCGGAAAGTCGAGTGTCAGCCGCGCCGCGGCCCGCCGCCTCGGCTTCGCCTACCTCGACACAGGAGCCGCGTACCGCGCGCTTGCCTGGACCGTGCTCGACCGCCAGGTCGACACTGAGAATGCGGATGCCGTGGCGGCCGTTCTCAAGGACTTCGACTACTCGATCGGTACAGACCCCGATGAATACTTCGTGCTCGTCGGGGAGACCGACGTGACCGAGGCCATCCGCTCGCCCGAGGTATCGGCCGCGGTGAGCGCCGTCGCCCGGGTTCCCGAGGTGCGTACGCACCTCACCGAACTGTTCCAGAGCCTCGCGGCTAACGTGGATCGGCCCGGCGTTGTCGTGGAAGGACGCGACATCACCACGGTCGTCGCGCCCGATGCCGAGGTGCGCATACTGCTCACCGCATCCGAAGAGGCTAGAATGACTAGGCGCTCTGCGGAAATAACAACCCAATCGGCCGAAACCGTGGCAGATCAGCTGCGATCGAGAGATCGTGCAGACTCACAGGTCGTCGATTTTATGAGCGCCGCAGACGGTGTCACCACCGTTGACTCCACCCATCTTGACTTAGAACAGACCATCACCGCGGTCATCGACGTCATCAATACACGTACGGCTAGGGCATCGCATGACTGA
- a CDS encoding prephenate dehydrogenase, producing the protein MGTPTTVEPGAPQESRLVGPVRIVGVGLLGTSVGLGLRNRGIEVILADASPTNLSIAIDYGAGRAAAANDEPQLIVVCVPPDVTAEIVARELEAFPRAIVTDVASVKLAPLAELRARGADTSRYIGSHPLAGREKGGPLSGRADLFIGRPWVVAAHDAISYQQAGAIDDLILDLGAILVEMTPEEHDRGVALVSHVPQVISTLMARRLTDAANSSLNLAGQGLRDVTRVAASDPDLWVQILGANAAPVREVLLAYREDLDRFIEALADPVAPGAQRRVAEELAGGNAGVARLPGKHGQDRRFSSMIVMVDDRPGQIAQLLNDIGDLGVNLEDLRLEHSPGAQLGLAEISVLPEAVSRLTDELAARGWRIAG; encoded by the coding sequence ATGGGTACTCCCACCACGGTTGAACCCGGCGCTCCGCAGGAGAGCCGCCTTGTGGGCCCCGTGCGCATCGTGGGCGTGGGCCTGCTCGGCACGAGCGTGGGCCTCGGCCTGCGCAACCGCGGCATCGAGGTGATCCTCGCCGACGCGTCACCGACCAACCTCAGCATCGCGATCGACTACGGAGCCGGCCGTGCCGCCGCCGCAAACGACGAACCGCAGCTCATCGTGGTGTGCGTTCCCCCCGACGTTACGGCGGAGATCGTCGCACGCGAGCTCGAGGCCTTCCCGCGCGCGATCGTCACCGATGTGGCGAGCGTCAAGCTCGCGCCCCTGGCCGAGCTGCGAGCCCGGGGAGCGGATACGAGTCGCTACATCGGGTCGCATCCGCTCGCCGGCCGCGAAAAGGGCGGGCCTCTCTCGGGACGCGCCGACCTGTTCATCGGCCGCCCCTGGGTCGTGGCCGCCCACGATGCGATCAGCTACCAGCAGGCCGGCGCGATCGATGACCTGATTCTGGACCTTGGCGCCATTCTCGTGGAGATGACACCCGAAGAGCACGACCGCGGGGTGGCGCTCGTCTCCCACGTGCCTCAGGTTATTTCTACGCTCATGGCTCGTCGCCTGACGGATGCCGCGAACTCGTCGCTTAACCTCGCCGGCCAGGGCCTGCGCGACGTGACCCGCGTTGCGGCGAGCGACCCGGATCTCTGGGTGCAGATTCTCGGCGCGAACGCAGCCCCGGTGCGCGAGGTACTGCTCGCCTACCGCGAAGACCTCGACCGCTTCATCGAGGCCCTCGCCGACCCCGTCGCGCCGGGGGCCCAGCGGCGGGTGGCCGAAGAGCTCGCCGGCGGTAATGCCGGCGTGGCGCGCCTGCCGGGCAAACATGGCCAGGACCGCCGGTTCTCGTCGATGATTGTGATGGTCGACGACCGTCCCGGCCAGATAGCGCAGCTGCTCAACGACATCGGCGACCTCGGTGTGAACCTTGAAGATCTCCGCCTCGAGCACTCGCCGGGCGCACAACTTGGACTTGCTGAAATTTCCGTTCTCCCCGAGGCCGTCTCCCGCCTCACCGATGAGCTGGCCGCCCGCGGCTGGCGGATTGCTGGTTAA
- a CDS encoding CTP synthase yields the protein MNADISNDTKPDKTVKQIFVTGGVVSSLGKGLTAASLGNLLTARGLRVVMQKLDPYLNVDPGTMNPFQHGEVFVTDDGAETDLDIGHYERFLDINLGQSANVTTGQIYSQVIAKERRGEYLGDTVQVIPHITDEIKRRMRLQADDALRPDVIITEIGGTVGDIESQPFIEAARQVRHELGRNNVFFVHVSLVPFLGAAGEQKTKPTQHSVATLRSIGIQPDALVLRSDRPVSESNKRKIALMCDVDEAAVVNAIDVPSIYEIPTMLHDQGLDLYIIKALGLTASTVDWSGWENLLQAVHHPKHEVTIGLVGKYIDLPDAYLSVTEALRAGGFANQAKVKVVWIGSDDCETEEGASRLLGELDGICVPGGFGIRGIEGKLGALRFARENGIPVLGLCLGLQCMVIEYARNKADLPDASSSEFDPETAFPVIATMEEQVEIIAGGDLGGTMRLGLYPAVLAAGSIVAELYGATEASERHRHRYEVNNVYRDQIALAGLSFSGLSPDHKLVEYVELPREVHPFYVGTQAHPELRSRPNNAHPLFRGLIAAALDRQQASRLFEVEVKEAADV from the coding sequence ATGAACGCGGACATTTCAAACGACACGAAACCCGACAAGACTGTGAAGCAGATCTTCGTCACCGGTGGTGTCGTTTCTTCATTGGGCAAGGGCCTGACGGCGGCAAGCCTCGGCAACCTGCTCACGGCTCGCGGACTGCGCGTCGTCATGCAAAAACTCGACCCGTACCTCAATGTGGACCCGGGCACGATGAACCCCTTCCAGCACGGCGAGGTCTTCGTGACCGACGACGGCGCGGAGACCGACCTCGATATCGGGCACTACGAACGCTTCCTCGACATCAACCTCGGCCAGTCGGCGAACGTCACCACCGGCCAGATCTACTCGCAGGTGATCGCCAAGGAGCGTCGCGGCGAGTACCTCGGTGACACCGTGCAGGTGATCCCGCACATCACCGACGAGATCAAGCGCCGCATGCGCCTGCAGGCCGACGATGCGCTGCGCCCCGACGTCATCATCACCGAGATCGGCGGCACCGTCGGCGACATCGAATCGCAGCCGTTCATTGAGGCGGCCCGCCAGGTGCGCCACGAACTCGGCCGCAACAACGTGTTCTTCGTGCACGTCTCCCTGGTGCCGTTCCTCGGCGCGGCAGGCGAGCAGAAGACCAAGCCCACCCAACACTCCGTCGCCACCCTCCGGTCGATCGGCATCCAGCCCGACGCCCTCGTTCTGCGCAGCGACCGTCCGGTCTCCGAGTCGAACAAGCGCAAGATCGCGCTCATGTGCGACGTCGACGAAGCCGCGGTCGTCAACGCCATCGACGTGCCGTCCATCTACGAGATCCCCACCATGCTGCACGACCAGGGACTCGACCTGTACATCATCAAGGCCCTCGGCCTCACGGCTTCGACCGTGGACTGGTCCGGCTGGGAGAACCTGCTGCAGGCCGTGCACCACCCCAAGCACGAGGTTACGATCGGCCTGGTCGGCAAGTACATCGACCTGCCCGACGCCTACCTGTCCGTGACCGAGGCGCTGCGCGCTGGCGGTTTCGCGAATCAGGCCAAGGTGAAGGTCGTCTGGATCGGCTCAGACGACTGCGAAACCGAGGAGGGCGCATCTCGGCTGCTCGGCGAACTCGACGGTATCTGCGTGCCCGGCGGCTTCGGCATCCGGGGCATTGAGGGCAAGCTTGGCGCCCTGCGCTTCGCCCGCGAGAATGGCATACCGGTGCTCGGCCTGTGCCTCGGCCTGCAGTGCATGGTGATCGAGTACGCCCGCAACAAGGCCGACCTGCCCGACGCATCCTCGTCGGAGTTCGACCCCGAGACCGCCTTCCCGGTGATCGCCACCATGGAAGAGCAGGTTGAGATCATCGCCGGCGGCGACCTCGGAGGCACCATGCGCCTCGGCCTGTACCCTGCAGTGCTCGCCGCAGGATCGATCGTCGCCGAGCTCTATGGAGCGACCGAGGCGTCGGAACGTCACCGTCACCGCTACGAGGTCAACAACGTGTACCGCGACCAGATCGCCCTCGCCGGTCTCTCGTTCTCCGGCCTCTCGCCCGACCACAAGCTCGTGGAATACGTTGAACTTCCACGCGAGGTGCACCCGTTCTACGTGGGCACCCAAGCACACCCCGAGCTGCGTTCGCGTCCGAACAACGCGCATCCGCTGTTCCGTGGCCTCATCGCCGCCGCCCTCGACCGCCAGCAGGCCAGTCGTTTGTTCGAGGTAGAGGTGAAAGAGGCAGCGGATGTCTGA
- a CDS encoding segregation and condensation protein A produces the protein MAQSPSAAEKPAFSVALGNYEGPFDLLLNLISRHELDITEISLSQVTDEFIGYLRGLDGPDELDQATEFLVVAATLLDLKVAGLLPQGELVDAEDVALLEARDLLFARLLQYRAFKEASRWFGDHLETESARHVRSVRLEEKYRQQTPELVWTLSLQDFGALAALALVPREIPTVGLDHLHAPLVSIREQAAYIVAMLKPGEPLSFRQLIVGANEKGVVIARFLAVLELYRYGALSFDQLEPLGELTLRWSAETWTEENLANLGADYDN, from the coding sequence GTGGCGCAGTCGCCTAGCGCGGCCGAGAAGCCCGCATTTTCGGTCGCCCTCGGCAACTACGAGGGCCCGTTTGATCTGCTGCTCAACCTGATCTCGCGCCACGAACTCGACATCACCGAGATCTCGCTGAGCCAGGTCACCGACGAATTCATCGGGTACCTGCGGGGCCTCGACGGCCCCGACGAGCTCGACCAGGCTACCGAGTTTCTCGTCGTGGCCGCAACGCTGCTCGACCTCAAGGTGGCCGGGCTGCTGCCGCAGGGCGAACTCGTCGATGCCGAAGACGTGGCCCTGCTTGAGGCCCGTGACCTGTTGTTCGCGCGTCTCCTGCAGTACCGCGCCTTCAAAGAGGCGTCGCGTTGGTTCGGAGACCATTTGGAGACCGAGTCCGCCCGACACGTGCGGTCGGTGCGGCTCGAAGAGAAGTACCGCCAGCAGACTCCCGAGCTCGTGTGGACGCTGTCCCTGCAGGACTTCGGCGCCCTCGCTGCCTTGGCCCTCGTGCCTCGGGAGATCCCCACAGTGGGCCTGGACCACCTGCACGCGCCGCTCGTGAGCATCCGTGAACAGGCCGCCTACATCGTGGCGATGCTGAAGCCGGGGGAGCCGCTCTCCTTTCGCCAGCTCATCGTGGGCGCCAACGAGAAGGGCGTCGTGATCGCCCGCTTCCTCGCCGTGCTCGAGCTCTACCGCTATGGGGCCCTCTCGTTCGACCAGCTTGAACCGCTCGGCGAGCTCACACTGCGCTGGAGCGCCGAAACGTGGACCGAAGAGAACCTCGCCAATCTGGGAGCCGACTATGACAATTGA
- the xerD gene encoding site-specific tyrosine recombinase XerD: MSAPIEAALDSYLRHVSIERGLAANTVAAYRRDLTLYAGWLQGAPPPAEPVAGLRQITAAHISAFVRYLSCREESPLTAASIARVLSTVRGFHRFLLEEALVDVDVARETKPPKLAMRLPKAISIEQVAALLAATDGDDLLQLRDKALLELLYATGARVSEVVSLNVDDVLAEVLDEEVVRLTGKGDKQRIVPVGSYARSAINAYLVRARPLLSARGAATPALFLGVRGQRVSRQNAWLIIRAAAERAGLSVAVSPHTLRHSFATHLLAGGADVRVVQELLGHSSVATTQIYTLVTVDTLRDMYTTAHPRAR; encoded by the coding sequence ATGAGCGCGCCGATCGAGGCTGCCCTGGATTCGTACCTTCGGCATGTCTCGATCGAACGCGGCCTTGCCGCGAACACGGTGGCCGCGTACCGCCGCGACCTCACGCTCTACGCCGGGTGGTTGCAGGGTGCGCCGCCGCCCGCCGAGCCGGTGGCCGGGCTGCGTCAGATCACCGCGGCACACATTTCGGCTTTTGTGCGCTACCTCTCTTGCCGGGAGGAGTCGCCGCTGACTGCGGCTTCGATCGCACGCGTGCTCTCGACCGTGCGCGGATTTCACCGCTTTCTGCTCGAGGAGGCCCTCGTCGATGTCGACGTTGCCCGCGAGACTAAGCCCCCCAAGTTGGCCATGCGGTTGCCCAAGGCAATCTCGATCGAACAGGTCGCGGCGCTGCTGGCGGCAACGGATGGCGACGACCTGCTGCAGCTGCGCGACAAGGCGCTCCTCGAGCTGCTCTACGCGACCGGTGCGCGCGTCTCGGAGGTCGTCAGTCTCAACGTCGACGACGTTCTCGCCGAGGTGCTCGACGAGGAGGTCGTGCGGCTCACCGGCAAGGGCGACAAGCAACGCATCGTTCCGGTGGGCAGCTACGCCCGGTCCGCGATCAATGCATACCTCGTGCGGGCGCGCCCGCTGCTCTCGGCGCGCGGCGCGGCCACGCCAGCGCTGTTCCTCGGGGTGCGCGGTCAGCGGGTGAGCCGGCAGAACGCCTGGCTCATCATTCGCGCGGCGGCCGAACGCGCGGGCCTTTCCGTGGCGGTCTCGCCGCACACTCTGCGGCATTCCTTTGCCACGCACCTGCTCGCCGGGGGAGCAGACGTGCGCGTGGTTCAGGAGCTGCTCGGGCACTCGTCTGTCGCCACCACGCAGATCTACACCCTCGTCACCGTTGACACTCTCCGGGACATGTACACCACCGCCCATCCCCGCGCGCGCTGA
- a CDS encoding pseudouridine synthase, with protein sequence MTDNHFEFTNNPDAGTNPEAAADGVRLQKVLAAAGVASRRVSEDLITSGRVRVNGKVVTELGRRVHPDTDQVAVDNVAVQLDTTRRYIMLNKPVGVVSSMMDENGRPDLREFTDQFEERLFNVGRLDAQTSGLLILTNDGDMAHVLAHPSFGVMKTYIAKVEGRVSPQTIGQLQSGIELEDGAIKADKARILTSPPGDGFSMVEVTLHSGRNRIVRRMLEAVGHPVVDLVRRQFGPLHLGTLRQGALRELTREELGQLLTVSRQAPSKRPQADAPADERDERHDDRDDRDRR encoded by the coding sequence ATGACCGACAACCACTTTGAGTTCACGAACAATCCCGACGCGGGCACGAACCCCGAGGCTGCGGCCGACGGCGTGCGCCTGCAGAAGGTTCTCGCGGCCGCGGGCGTGGCGAGCCGCCGCGTCTCCGAAGACCTGATCACCTCCGGCCGCGTGCGAGTGAACGGCAAGGTCGTCACCGAGCTCGGCCGGCGTGTGCACCCCGACACCGACCAGGTGGCCGTGGACAACGTGGCCGTGCAGCTCGACACCACGCGCCGTTACATCATGCTGAACAAGCCCGTAGGCGTGGTCTCGTCCATGATGGACGAGAACGGCCGCCCCGACCTGCGCGAGTTCACCGACCAGTTCGAGGAACGCCTCTTCAACGTGGGCCGCCTGGACGCCCAGACCAGCGGGCTGCTCATCCTCACCAACGACGGAGACATGGCGCACGTGCTCGCGCACCCGTCGTTCGGCGTGATGAAGACCTACATCGCCAAGGTGGAGGGCCGCGTCTCCCCGCAGACCATCGGCCAGCTGCAGTCCGGTATCGAGCTCGAAGACGGTGCGATCAAGGCCGACAAGGCGCGTATCCTCACGAGCCCTCCCGGTGACGGCTTCAGTATGGTGGAGGTCACGCTGCACTCCGGGCGCAACCGCATCGTGCGACGGATGCTCGAGGCCGTCGGCCACCCCGTCGTGGACCTGGTGCGTCGCCAGTTCGGCCCGCTGCACCTCGGCACGCTCCGCCAGGGCGCCCTGCGCGAACTCACCCGCGAGGAGCTCGGCCAGCTGCTCACCGTCTCGCGCCAGGCACCGAGCAAGCGCCCGCAGGCCGACGCGCCCGCCGACGAGCGGGACGAGCGTCATGACGACCGCGACGACCGCGACCGGCGCTAA
- a CDS encoding ParA family protein: protein MARRQGDRTPLPGFEENPVGPTGREKQDFADPEPLKSHGPARIISLCNQKGGVGKTTTTINLGAALASYGRRVLAIDFDPQGALSAGLGVPTHDVTTIYDLLLSGKVDPRDAIQQTSVPGLDVIPANIDLSAAEVHLVNEVAREQILSRVLRKIAPDYDVILIDCQPSLGILTVNALTASHGVLIPLECEFFALRGVALLIETIDKVRDRLNPAIELDGILATMYDSRTLHSREVLERVVDAFGDRVLDTVVGRTVKFPDASVAGIPITEFAPEHAAAKAYLSVARELIQRGAVA, encoded by the coding sequence GTGGCGCGTAGGCAGGGTGACCGGACACCTCTACCCGGTTTTGAAGAGAATCCAGTTGGTCCCACCGGACGTGAGAAGCAGGATTTTGCCGACCCCGAGCCACTGAAGAGCCACGGTCCGGCGCGCATCATCTCCCTCTGCAACCAGAAGGGCGGCGTTGGCAAGACCACGACGACCATCAACCTGGGTGCAGCCCTCGCAAGCTACGGCCGCCGCGTTCTTGCCATCGACTTCGACCCGCAGGGCGCCTTGTCGGCCGGCCTCGGCGTACCCACACACGACGTCACCACCATCTATGACCTGCTGCTCAGCGGCAAGGTCGACCCCAGAGACGCGATCCAGCAGACATCCGTGCCGGGCCTCGACGTGATCCCGGCGAATATCGACCTTTCCGCCGCGGAGGTTCACCTCGTGAACGAGGTCGCCCGGGAGCAGATCCTCAGCCGGGTGCTGCGTAAGATCGCGCCCGACTACGACGTCATCCTCATCGACTGCCAGCCCTCCCTCGGCATCCTCACCGTGAACGCACTCACCGCGAGCCACGGCGTGCTTATCCCGCTTGAGTGCGAGTTCTTTGCTCTCCGCGGCGTCGCCCTGCTGATCGAAACCATCGACAAGGTGCGCGATCGGCTCAACCCGGCCATCGAACTCGACGGCATCCTCGCCACCATGTACGACTCACGCACGCTGCATTCCCGCGAGGTACTCGAGCGGGTCGTCGACGCTTTCGGTGACCGCGTGCTTGACACAGTCGTGGGCCGCACCGTCAAATTCCCCGACGCGAGTGTCGCCGGAATCCCCATCACCGAGTTCGCCCCAGAGCACGCGGCCGCCAAGGCTTACCTCTCGGTGGCCCGGGAACTGATCCAGCGTGGCGCAGTCGCCTAG
- a CDS encoding NUDIX domain-containing protein, translating to MTGAEPLKDDTALVNVTRSEVVFAGSVWSIRRDEFEYNGSTIARELMDHTGAVVVLALDEQDRVLLIKQYRHPVRMREWELPAGLLDISGEDALVGAQRELAEEADVVATEWNVLSDFYTSPGGSSEAIRIYLARGISASAEVFARTEEEADIEIRWVVLDEIVDAVLARRVQNPSLIVGVLAAQVSRSRGWSTLAPADSPWPGHPLNWTHTE from the coding sequence GTGACCGGTGCCGAGCCGCTGAAGGACGACACCGCTCTCGTGAACGTGACGAGGTCCGAGGTCGTCTTCGCGGGCTCGGTGTGGAGCATCCGCCGGGACGAGTTCGAGTACAACGGCTCGACCATCGCGCGTGAGCTGATGGACCACACCGGCGCCGTCGTGGTGCTTGCCCTTGACGAACAAGACCGCGTACTGCTCATCAAGCAGTACCGGCACCCCGTACGCATGCGCGAGTGGGAGCTGCCTGCAGGCCTGCTCGACATCAGCGGGGAAGACGCGCTCGTGGGGGCCCAGCGCGAGCTCGCCGAAGAGGCCGATGTAGTGGCCACCGAGTGGAATGTACTCAGCGACTTCTACACGTCGCCCGGCGGCAGCAGCGAGGCGATTCGCATCTACCTCGCCCGCGGTATCTCGGCCAGCGCCGAAGTCTTCGCGCGAACGGAGGAGGAAGCCGACATCGAGATTCGCTGGGTTGTCCTTGACGAGATCGTCGACGCCGTGCTCGCACGACGGGTGCAGAACCCCTCGCTCATCGTCGGCGTGCTTGCCGCGCAGGTGTCTCGCTCCCGTGGGTGGAGCACACTGGCGCCCGCTGATTCGCCGTGGCCCGGGCATCCGCTTAACTGGACTCACACCGAATGA
- the der gene encoding ribosome biogenesis GTPase Der, which yields MTEEYDDTGSALDNELAERLANLDEELAAKRAEALRTGLNDYDLDEEDFDVLSTVTDNPDEIQYLPAVPVIAIVGRPNVGKSALVNRILGRREAVVEDTPGVTRDRVAYKGEWHERKFSLVDTGGWEPDAKGIDASVAAQAEIAIDLSDLVMFVVDSNVGPTSTDEAVVRMLRKSGKPVFLVANKVDDVRQEPESASLWSLGLGQPWPVSALHGRGVADLLDEILTVLPEISAVAKREVGGPRRVAILGRPNVGKSSLLNKVVGEERVVVNDLAGTTRDPVDEQVELGGKVWRFVDTAGIRRRVHLQQGADFYASLRTSAALEKAEVAVVLLDVTEVISEQDIRVIDLVIESGRALVLAFNKWDQIDDDRRRYLEREIEQDLAHVSWAPRVNISALTGRHMEKLVPALELALESWDTRIATGKFNAFLAELAAAHPHPVRSGKQPRILFGTQASSRPPTFVVFTTGFLDPGYRRYIQRRLREIYGFEGSPINLSMRVREKRKR from the coding sequence ATGACTGAGGAATACGACGACACGGGCTCCGCGCTCGATAACGAGCTGGCGGAGCGACTCGCCAACCTCGATGAGGAACTGGCCGCCAAGCGCGCGGAAGCGCTGCGCACCGGCCTGAACGACTACGATCTCGACGAGGAAGACTTCGACGTACTGTCGACGGTCACCGACAACCCCGACGAGATCCAGTATCTCCCGGCCGTTCCGGTGATCGCCATCGTGGGTCGCCCGAACGTGGGCAAGTCTGCTCTCGTGAACCGGATCCTCGGCCGCCGCGAGGCTGTCGTGGAAGACACCCCCGGTGTCACGCGCGACCGTGTGGCGTACAAGGGCGAATGGCACGAACGTAAGTTCAGCCTCGTCGACACCGGAGGCTGGGAGCCCGACGCCAAGGGTATTGATGCGTCCGTCGCCGCGCAGGCCGAGATCGCCATTGATCTCTCCGACCTCGTCATGTTCGTCGTGGACTCCAACGTGGGTCCCACCTCGACCGACGAGGCCGTTGTGCGCATGCTGCGCAAGAGCGGCAAGCCCGTCTTCCTGGTGGCCAACAAGGTGGACGACGTTCGCCAAGAGCCCGAATCGGCCAGCCTGTGGTCGCTCGGACTCGGCCAGCCGTGGCCGGTTTCCGCGCTGCACGGCCGCGGCGTTGCCGACCTGCTCGACGAGATCCTCACGGTTCTGCCCGAAATTTCTGCCGTCGCCAAGCGCGAGGTGGGCGGACCCCGCCGCGTTGCCATCCTCGGTCGCCCGAACGTCGGCAAGTCCAGCCTCCTCAACAAGGTCGTGGGCGAAGAGCGCGTGGTTGTGAACGACCTCGCCGGAACCACCCGTGACCCGGTCGACGAGCAGGTCGAGCTCGGTGGCAAGGTATGGCGTTTCGTCGACACCGCCGGCATCCGTCGTCGCGTGCACCTGCAGCAGGGCGCAGATTTCTACGCCTCGCTGCGCACGAGCGCCGCCCTCGAGAAGGCCGAGGTTGCCGTTGTTCTCCTCGATGTGACCGAGGTCATCAGCGAGCAGGACATCCGCGTGATCGACCTCGTGATCGAGTCCGGTCGCGCGCTGGTTCTTGCCTTCAACAAGTGGGACCAGATCGACGACGACCGTCGCCGGTACCTCGAGCGTGAGATCGAGCAGGACTTGGCTCACGTGTCGTGGGCCCCGCGCGTGAACATCTCGGCGCTCACCGGTCGCCACATGGAGAAGCTGGTTCCGGCCCTTGAGCTTGCGCTCGAGTCGTGGGACACCCGCATCGCCACCGGCAAGTTCAACGCCTTCCTGGCCGAGCTCGCCGCGGCGCACCCGCACCCCGTTCGAAGCGGCAAGCAGCCTCGCATCCTCTTCGGCACGCAGGCCTCGAGCCGGCCGCCGACGTTCGTGGTGTTCACCACGGGCTTCCTCGACCCGGGCTACCGTCGCTACATCCAGCGTCGCCTGCGCGAAATCTACGGCTTCGAAGGAAGCCCGATCAACCTCTCCATGCGAGTGCGCGAAAAGCGCAAGCGCTAG